One window of the Runella slithyformis DSM 19594 genome contains the following:
- the thrA gene encoding bifunctional aspartate kinase/homoserine dehydrogenase I, with amino-acid sequence MKVLKFGGTSCGTVESIQQVIQILQDNIAKGERIAVVYSAMGGVTNKLIEIGRMASKGNAEYFDALKAVEERHFAAIRGLIDIKNQSSSIAKVRGLVNELEDLLKGISLIRELSARTLDLLMSFGERLSTTIITEALKGRGVKAEFCDARTLVRTNDHFGYAEVDFEVTNAQILAHFAKTDALQCITGFIGATSEGITTTLGRGGSDYTGSIFGAALDADVIEIWTDVDGMMTADPRKVSTAFTIPTITYAEAMELSHFGAKVIYPPSLQPAFVKNIPIKVLNTFHTASEGTTVHTTADETPFAITGISSIDDIALVNVQGSGLIGVAGVSARLFSALSRHKISVILISQASSEHSICFAIDPKNADRAKEVLDQTFAPEINAGDIDRDGIQIQKNVSIIAIVGEGMRRSTGVSGKLFTALGKNGINVIATAQGSSELNISVVIQKNDLSKALNAIHGVFFQSEVRTLNLFLVGTGLIGSTFLKQLSAQSEYLAKEKLLKINVVGLARSKKMWLNPAGISLARWKEELEENGKTTSLPAYVQRIREFNLPNSVFIDCTSDKDIIQYYHPLLDASVSVVTPNKVANSSSYAEYRRLQQTAVRKGVKFLYETNVGAGLPIINTIQGLMASGDTFSKIEAILSGTLSFIFNSFVPGTRFVDIVQEAKAKGYTEPDPRDDLSGLDVARKILILARETGVALEMSDIQIAPILPDNCLQAPTVDDFFQELENSDAYFAELLQSATEKGEKLRYIATLENGRATLQLRTVDTDHPFYSLSGADNIVSFTTERYNSRPLVVKGPGAGAEVTASGVFADVMSISSYLS; translated from the coding sequence TTTTACAGGATAATATTGCCAAAGGTGAGCGTATTGCCGTGGTGTATTCGGCCATGGGCGGTGTCACCAACAAGTTGATCGAAATAGGCCGCATGGCGTCCAAAGGCAATGCCGAGTATTTTGATGCCCTCAAAGCCGTGGAAGAACGCCATTTTGCCGCCATTCGGGGGCTAATCGATATCAAAAACCAGAGCAGTTCCATTGCCAAGGTGCGGGGGTTGGTCAATGAGTTGGAAGATTTGCTGAAAGGGATTTCGCTGATTCGGGAATTGTCGGCCCGGACGCTCGATCTGTTGATGTCATTTGGAGAGCGGCTTTCCACGACCATCATTACCGAAGCCCTCAAAGGGCGCGGGGTCAAAGCGGAGTTTTGTGATGCCCGTACGTTGGTGCGTACCAACGACCATTTTGGCTACGCCGAAGTGGATTTTGAAGTAACCAACGCGCAAATTTTAGCGCACTTTGCCAAAACCGACGCCTTGCAGTGTATCACGGGCTTCATCGGCGCTACATCAGAAGGTATTACGACCACGCTCGGACGGGGCGGCTCCGACTATACCGGCTCTATTTTTGGGGCGGCCTTGGATGCCGATGTCATTGAGATTTGGACCGACGTCGACGGGATGATGACCGCCGACCCGCGCAAGGTGTCGACCGCGTTTACCATTCCGACGATCACCTATGCAGAAGCCATGGAATTGAGTCACTTTGGAGCCAAAGTGATCTATCCGCCGAGTTTGCAGCCTGCCTTTGTTAAGAATATTCCGATCAAAGTACTCAATACCTTTCATACCGCCTCCGAAGGAACCACCGTCCATACGACCGCTGACGAAACACCGTTCGCCATCACGGGCATCAGCTCCATTGATGATATTGCTCTGGTCAACGTGCAGGGCAGCGGTTTGATCGGCGTAGCGGGCGTATCCGCGCGGCTGTTTTCGGCCTTGTCGCGGCATAAGATCAGCGTCATCCTGATCTCGCAGGCGTCGTCTGAGCACTCCATCTGTTTTGCCATTGACCCCAAAAATGCGGACCGCGCCAAGGAAGTGCTGGACCAAACCTTTGCCCCCGAGATCAACGCCGGCGACATAGACCGCGACGGAATCCAAATTCAGAAAAACGTTTCCATCATCGCCATCGTGGGCGAAGGCATGCGGCGCAGTACAGGTGTTTCAGGAAAACTCTTTACGGCGTTGGGGAAAAACGGTATCAACGTCATTGCCACTGCGCAGGGCTCTTCGGAGCTGAACATCTCGGTCGTCATTCAGAAAAACGATCTTTCCAAAGCCCTCAATGCCATTCACGGCGTGTTTTTTCAGTCGGAAGTCAGAACCCTGAACTTATTCCTTGTCGGTACGGGATTGATCGGCAGTACGTTTTTGAAACAGCTGTCGGCCCAATCGGAGTATTTGGCAAAAGAAAAATTGCTGAAGATCAACGTAGTAGGCTTGGCCCGCAGCAAAAAAATGTGGCTCAATCCCGCCGGTATCAGTCTGGCCCGCTGGAAAGAAGAACTGGAAGAGAACGGCAAGACGACGAGCCTGCCCGCGTATGTGCAGCGTATTCGGGAGTTCAACTTACCCAACAGCGTATTCATTGACTGTACGTCCGACAAAGACATTATTCAGTATTATCATCCATTGCTCGACGCCAGCGTATCGGTCGTGACGCCCAATAAAGTGGCCAATTCGAGCAGTTATGCCGAATACCGCCGGTTGCAGCAAACCGCCGTGCGAAAGGGCGTGAAGTTTTTATACGAAACCAACGTGGGGGCAGGCCTGCCCATCATCAATACCATTCAGGGGCTGATGGCAAGCGGGGATACATTTTCCAAAATTGAAGCCATCTTATCGGGAACGCTGTCGTTTATTTTCAACAGCTTCGTACCGGGCACCCGTTTTGTCGACATTGTACAGGAGGCCAAAGCCAAAGGCTACACCGAACCCGACCCGCGCGATGATCTGAGCGGGCTTGACGTGGCGCGTAAGATCCTGATTCTGGCGCGAGAAACGGGCGTAGCGCTCGAAATGAGCGACATTCAGATCGCACCCATTTTGCCCGACAATTGTTTGCAGGCTCCCACGGTCGATGATTTCTTTCAGGAACTGGAAAACTCGGATGCGTATTTTGCAGAACTTCTGCAATCGGCCACGGAGAAAGGCGAAAAGCTGCGCTACATTGCTACGCTCGAAAACGGCAGGGCCACGCTTCAGCTTCGTACCGTCGACACCGACCATCCGTTTTATTCTCTTTCGGGAGCGGATAATATCGTTTCCTTTACCACTGAGCGGTACAATTCACGGCCGCTTGTGGTCAAAGGCCCGGGTGCCGGCGCAGAAGTGACCGCCTCGGGAGTGTTTGCCGATGTGATGAGCATCAGCAGTTATCTGTCGTAA